ttataaaataaatatacatccatagtcacaaacagttaattctggtccgatagccacagtttccttaactgccccttaagcgatgcaacggaccgcgatttccttaaggagggagacaactcattccaaagctgaaccgctcgtaccgcaaaagatttaccatatgcACTAGATTTGTGATGAGGTGTTGCCAGTGCAAGATTTGCACTCGATCGAAGGCGATGGCCACTACCATCTgccataaatttgaatttttgtgaGAGATAGACCGGAGAAGAAGGAataaaaagaacattaaaaagaagagaaagaatatgCAGATCCCTGCGACGGCGGATGGGAAGCCATTTAAGTTGATTACGAAATAGGGAAACATGATCGTATTTCCTTAGACCGAATACAAATCTTATGCACATATTCTGCAGACGTTCAAGCTTGTCAAGCAGTTCCTGTCTCAGATCGAGAAACGCAATATCGGCGTAATCGAGAAGCGGAAGTAGAAGAGACTGAGCCAACATAATTTTCGTCGGAAGCGGGAGGAAATTCTGCAGGCGCCTGAGGGAATGGAGAGAAGCAAAAATCTTTCGGCTGATTTCAGAGACATGAGGATCCCATGAGAGCGTCTGGTCCATAGTAATACCAAGGTTCTTGACAGTAGAAGAGAAAGGAATAGGAGTTCCGTCGAACATAATATCTGGCAAGACCTGGTAAGACATCTTGGAGATGGAGTAAGGACTACCAATGATTATCGCCTGCGACTTTGTGGTGTTAATTTTCAGCCCGAAGGATGATGCCCACACACGGATTGATTCCAAGTCGGAGTTAATTTGGCTAACAAGAGAACTGATGTCATCAAGGTTGGACGCTGAATAGAGCTGTAAATCGTCTGCATAAAGGTGGTATGACGAATGCAAATTTTTGGTTATGCtatcaataaaaatagaaaagagTAGAGGAGATAGTACACCTCCTTGAGGGACACCGGCCGAAAGTTGAGTCCATTCGGAAACCTTGTCATCAACCCGAACTCGCTGCCGTCTCCCAAagaggtaactacggaaccagGACAGAGATGTAGAAGAAACATTAAGTCTATTAAGAAATGCGAGAAGTATATCAAAGTCCACAGTGTTAAAAGCGCTACTGAAGTCCAAAAGAACCAAGATAGTGACATTTTTACCTTGTATATTAATTGCAGAATTATTAAAAACGTACCTACTGcaatccattttatttaatacttatttaaaatgtattcttggtaaatattgtaaatgaaCAACATTTCTTGGGCATTTGgtgattattaaatttttattattgaattaaaacttctttaggcgcgactagagggtaactcaagattttttttctgacggaagtaacgctcagacAAACATCAAAACTGAGTCAAGCAacgtattttatttagaaaaattacaaatattacaaaacctATTTTGCTTTGCCACCTTACTCGGACGTTTTTTAAACGGTGAGaatatattgaaaaattcaGAGAAAGATAGtagaaacaaacaatttagtttttccatacaaatacaAACTGTTCCTACCAATTTTATTGACCTGTCAAACATTTGAAATTGGTTGTCGGTGTCGGTACGGTACACTCGAGTTCCTCAAATTGaagattatattaaattaaaaggtTTTGAATCGGCAACataaagttggtcaagcaaatcttgtcagtagaaaacggcggcaaatttaaaaaatgtaggcgctaagggatatcgtcccatagaaaatttgaattttgcgcctttttctactgacgagatttgcttgaccaacattATATCCACAACATTTATCGCGTATTTAGATTGTAACATAATAACCTCAGAAAAATATTAGTTATTATACTGAGTAACAAATTATGTAATCTGTCACAAAGTATTGTCATTATTAATTGTCAAACTTTATGGGTGCAGAAACGGAATAAAACTGACCTACctccgtaacagactaccgcatcGCGCCCGGCGGTacggtaccatagagtaacttatactagagcggtactgtcatagtaaattttgtaaccccagtaaattcactgccatctgtcgacacactttaaaactaaaaataaatatttataaaaatacgataaaatgtatttaaatatggataaatgatttatttatttgcattaattatttttatgattttgacctatgttctttcactgatatgcgttaaaattgttaaataacaaacgaaaccgtcaacgccatctatacgacagtaagccaaagctagtagcgccctctgaacgagaatcaaattttcttgattttcgaggcacgttttttccttagactgtatccatctattacggagttatatctatctttgacggtACTAACGAACGTACGGCGAGCCTACCACAAATAGGAGTAGAATTTGCGAACTAcgttgttcgcggtaggccctcagctgACACATGAACGAaactattttgattattttttcaaataactATTAGACTCGCgttatcttttcaaagacatttGATGACATTTTGTGTTGCCAGTTTTTTAGATCTGAAAAATAGTACTTAATGTGGCGCAACCGGTACAggccgaaaaaaaaattgttaaaaagttttacttcaatcgcgcgtaaagattacacgcacacacttgcttttagggttccgtacccaaagggtaaaaaaaaacgggaccttattactaagaccccgctgtccgcctgtctgtctgtcaccaagccgtatttcatgaaccgtgatacctaacAGGCAGTAGACGAGTCGCGGCGCAGGGCCCGCAAGGGCCACCCGCGCAGACGCTGGAGAGACGACATCGAGGAGTTCGCCGGCGGCACCTGGACTAGACTCGCGCAAGATAGGAAATTGTGGTCAtgcatggaggaggcctttacccagaaTTGGGTCCCCAAaaactttagttaattttatttttatattttacgttttaaaataattagtacttatttgttataatttattttaattattttgcaattttaactttatattcCTATTGCAATTCTTGATGTActgattaaataatattactaatattcattcttagtaagtacataacataatttaatgtaaattttaatatgcttatataatgaaatacataactataataatttatttcaaaacttaaCAACTATGTTTATTTACACGAAtaaattaaaagcaaaatgaaaataaagatgcttgaataaattataatctaAAGTAATTGATAATTCTCAAAGTAAAACTAtgcaaaagtacctatataaaatgtttaatcattaaattgttttaaatgtgtaattattaatttgtacatagattgtataaaaaaaaaaggaatcaataatattttgaaaaattgcatgatataatataagtagataAGTTATGATTAAGTAGCTTTAGGTAATTGATGATAAtcgattttataaaatttcttttaatttttcttttggtTGTAATTGTTTTgcctaaattttatgtttttgtgggaataaatggctttattattattattattattataggcagttgaaattttcacagatgatgtatttatgttgccgctataacaagaaatactaaaaagtacggaaccctcggtgggcgagtccgactagcacttgtccggtttttatcatAAGCTAGACTTGCTTGactgtaattactaattacatGCAGTACCTACTACTCGGCAACAAAAGTTAAATCTTAACaaacgttttattttgtaggcgaacgtttttacaataaatatgacTCAAATGTGCACATATTTTTtccgaatattcggcgcttcgGCCTAGAGCGTGGCCAAATATTCGATTACACAAAGGTAAGGGGTAGGAAATGCGTGCTTTCTTTATTTActgaataatgaaataaattgctGAACCACGATCACGATTGACTGAATCCGATAAACGATAATAGAATTTAGATAAAAGAAACATCCTTACCGAATGAACActtaagtccccagcaagctcggccgaattttaccttcccatacaaagggagtttcattctcattttaaaactacgtcttggattgtaatgaaactttgcacgtacaatgacatgaggtatatctagtcctgtaattagtttatatagctccagtttacaaaacaaactaaatagagcaaaaacaagttttgtatgaaacaattaaattcgctgtatttttttaactatggtatctgaacttacataaaataattacagtactagatataccttatcctattgcaagtacaaagtttcagagcactCTAGctggtcgttttaaaatgagagcgtaaatacgtttgtatggagtaccgagcttgctggggactcttaataaatatatttcctcTGTTCCCTATTTCGCTAAACATTACataatcaaaaataatattttttttgttatactaaCATAGAATTGAATGAATTGAAATTTATTTGGCGCACCCTACAGACAAAAATAGTGGTTTTATTAAACATCAAACAAATCGAACGTGTGATTATGAACAAATAAAGACGTATAAAACTACAGACTAACAACAACAATATGTGAACAATATatttcgacgaccggtctggcctagtgggtagtaaccctgcctgtgaagccggtggtcctgggttcgaatcccggtaagagcatttatttgtgtgatgagcacagatatttgttcctcagtcatgggtgttttctatgtatttaagtatttatatattatatatttctattctattctattccataatatttatttatattatattgttagtttgtagttttatacgtctttatttgtttgtttgctaACTGTATTTTGTTCAAGGTTGTtttcatatgtgacgttttcaatcaaaaggtaccacattgtcgcttgccgataaggttgatttctaattgaagctaggaaatagcgccttactgacaagcgacaataagtacccttttggttgaaaatggcacatattatgccctaaatatattaaaagattACCACGTCTAAAAGCTCCGCCTGCGGCATGTATGATGTATCTCTCACACGACACATTACGCGTTACCTCTCTGTTATACCAGGTCGATATAATGATACAATTAAGGTAAAGTAAGCATCAACCTTGTTAAGGGACTTGGCTTCAGATACTTCATTATATCTTCAGATACTTCATTAtatcttattataataattatgtagaaatgtaaattatatattttccgggacgctatataaaaaaaaccttgaatattaaaaaaaaaccggccaagtgcgagtcgaactcgcgttccaatggctccgtacattacattaaatcaatgtattttttatgtgaaacgtgagtgaaatgtctttaaaaaccccgtaggggtcgggtcggatcaaaaactaagtaattaagttcgaCTCACGCGTAACTgcaaatttctaataggttttcctgtgatctataggtaaagatctattttgtgtatttttttcaaaattttagacccagtagtttcggagataaaggggggaatggtaattttttgcctattttcttgaataacttctaaactgtttatcataaaatcataaaaaaatatatttgagattctcacaatgaactctttcatttgatatgtaacacgatatagtttgaaaaagtttattttttttattttctcatttaccctccaaaagtggccccgtgtttaaaattcatttgtttacgttacatgtccgtctttgggtcacaaacttacatatgtataccaaatttcaacttaattggtccagtactttcggagaaaataggctgtgacagacggacagacagacagacagacagagacgcacgagtgatcctataagagttccgttttttccttttgaggtacggaaccctaaaaatcaacatATGCTTTCTTCACAGTTAATTAacagataaatatattttaactatttcGTTTCTTTAATCGATCGTAACATGATTTCAATTCCAAATACACTGTAGTGAGCAGAGGAAAAATAGCTagcatttttaataatttatttgtaaacgtGGGTAAAGCTGTAGCTAGTAAAGAAAACTTAGATTTTAAGACATTTACTttcaaaaatcttaaaaacagCAACGCTCGAGGCCATGACGATTTAAACACTGCAATGATCAAAAGTAACATAAATCTTCTATGTATTCCTCTCTGCATTGTCTAACGAAAGTATAGCACAAGGTATCTTCCCATCTCAGCTTAAAAGAGCAAAAGTAATTGCAATTCATAAAAAGGCATGTAAGTCTGATGTTAACAGTTTTCGCCCTATATCACATTTCATATTTCTTTCAGTATTATCTAAGGTTTTTGAGAAATGTTTGTCTGTCAGGTTGGAAAAACACGTTAATAGAAATGGCTTACGAGAATAAGTATGGTCAGTATGGTTTTAGAACTAATAAGAATACTTCAACtgcagttattaatttagtcaCTGAAGTAATGCTGGCACTTAATGACGGATACTATTGTGGAGGGGTATTCTGTGATCTTACCAAGGCATTTGATTATGTTGATCACGAAATACTCCTCACAAAACTGGAATCATACAAATCGattggtggctcagatggtagagcactgtactagtgatccagtggtcgtgggttcaggtcccacccaagacagtgaatttttccgcttttaatttatttctaagcttaatagcatcgtccGCAGACGTTTTttcttgatacaaaattaatttggaATCATACGGTGTACGTGGTACAGCTTGGAATCTGTTAAATTCATACCTCACTAAACGTTCCCAGTATGTTGAGATCAGAAAAACTCAAGAGTATATTTCAATCAATATGGCGTCCCACAAGGGAGGCCCTctactttttattatattcattaatGATTTACCACACTGTATTACCACTGGAACAGCGTATCCTAATGCTGACGATACAGAGCATCGTTATTAAAGCTCGCACTGAACAcgaattaaatatgaaaatgcAGAAATGCTGGTCGGATTTGTGTAAAtggttacaaatacaaatgtttatttcatagaatatggtacaaagatggtcaaTTTACAATAAGCAAACTCggcaaactgtttaaaaatgaaCTGTGATAAAAGTTTTTACATGATGTTTCGTTTTTACATGATAGCCTAGAACATATTCTATAGAGGTAAGTAAGACGAAATTTTAAGGTCCTTACGACAGCTTGTTGCGTATATGCAATTACTGCGTCTTTTTGTCCCTACGCCGACAAGTCAATTTCCGGCCTCGGTCTACTTGTAGGCCCGATATCGCGAACCGTGTCTCGCAGAAAATCCCCACTTGTTCGCCCGTTACCCCTCCTGAATGCGCTCTTAGCATCAGCGCCCGAGTGTGATTTATTTGCTGGGAAAATGCTAGATGAATTGTTGAGGTTCTGTGAGAGGATGGATGCACGTCCTTCAACAGTTTGAATATGCTTGTTGTATGTTGTATCTTAGGGTggtaactgtacataatattattaggtTGGAGTTGCTGCCCGCCTTGGTGTGGATGGCCGGTGTATCCTCTGTAAAGGACTCTGGGCAGACGTAGTACATACGTTAGCGATCCCCTTCTGTATGCAGTCCTCCAGCAGGTCCGCGTCGCTCAGGTTGCTGCTATCGGAGGTGTCGGGAGCGTTCCGCGGCGGGGCCGAGTAGATGGACAGCACGGACAGGTTGGAATTGCTGCCCGCCTTGGACAGGATGGCCGGTGTGTCCTCTCTGAAGTACACTTGGCAGGTGTCGCCGGGGGTTTGGGTTCCTGTAACAATTTCCAATATGTTCACTCGTTGAATCCTGGCCATAGacctttcatacattttgtatgaaagatAAGAAAttcttatgttattttattttgtatggaatttcgTGTGTAGGCTTATAATTTTAGCTAGGTATTTTTGACCAGTTGTTGTTTTGAAAGATTATCTAAACTTAATTAAAGGAATACGTTACGTCTTCAAACTGCGTTTCTGGATGTTTTTATTCACACATATGCGTTTTTTTTGCTAAATTTGTTAGTGGAAtgttaattgaatttaatttagaGAAAAACATCAAGTATCTAGCAAAAAACGCCAGTATTTGACACCCTGTAATGCAAATAGTCCCCACTGTATGCGAACCGTTTCAAAGGATGTTCCTTCCGTAAATATTCCAGGggcctttttgacagcttttgttagaaagggacttccacttatattacaagctacaagcttttgataaacgggccccagctgTGGAGTGTACCTTCCTACCGAGGTTTCCTCAAGATATTACAGAATGGAGTTCTTCAAAAGGTGTCGACTTTAAAGAGTTGACAACTTGCATGTTGcactataaataacaataacagcTAACATATGGCATAAAGTACTGACCTCGTAGTGGTTCACTGATCGTCCTCACAGGCAGAGCTCGGGGTGCAGGTGAGCGTTCGTTGCCGTCATTCTTGCCACCGTTGTCTTCGGTGCACAGCTTCAAGCTAAATATTATTACGTGGTACGTAGCATTTTTctcgtaccagtaatctcgcaTTGTCAAACCGAAGATAGTGCGACTCGCCTGTACCTAGGGCGTAAAATACGTGAAGCGATCGAGATTGGGCGCCGCCCTTATTTCAATCGGGATAGCGGCTGGGCTGTGCCGCCAGCATGGAAGCCTGGTGTAGGCACCAGTTTCTACGAAAGCGAttaccatctgaccttccaacccagagggtaaactaggccttattgggattggtccggtttcctcacgatgttttccttcacctaaAAACGACTGgtaggtaaatatcaaatgatacttcgtacataagttctgaaaaactcattggtacgagccggggtttgaactcgcgacctccggattgcaagtcgcacgctcttaccgctaggcacAACCGCTTTACCAAATGAAAAAACCGTAAAAGGTACCATTTGAATTCAATTTATCGGCGTACTTAGGAAGGTATTAAAAATGTCCTTACCCTCTAGGACCAGAGAAACTTCCTACCATTTAACTTTGCTCGTTAAAATACCATTGTTTAAAAGTTTTGTACTTGACCGATGTGGGAACCGTTGTTTATAATTACAAGAAAATTAATATGAAATTGATGTTAACAGTTTTTGCATAGTGTTCATATAGTGGGTATAGTATAgtttgaattattattaatcatTAAACCCTCCCCCTCTTTCATAGAGGCAATCTTTGTGCAATTTCTCAATTTATTATGCAAGTTTTATCTCTTGGAAGCCAATTCGAATcagaatgatgtcatttagttataaagtgcatgataaataaatgacatcatttgaATGTAACTAATTgtatatcagtgtacgttcgaattggcctgttgaTCTGATTCAAATATCAGATGAGGATAGGAATGACTTGTCTtatctacataatattagggTGAAGGACATAGACGTGGTATATGATATTTCGTCGTAGTTATATTTTCTACGGGGCACCCGCATATAATGTGAAATCTACCACTAAAAAaccattgtatttttttcagaatttttaaataaattttagttGTCGCTACCGCACCTTAAACTGGACCCTATAtgcaaatagtttttttttcgacgAATAAGGTCCACCCAAACATATATAAGACATAGTAACTAatggcccgattcgaactttaagatacgtcaaatattagttctagatacgatatgaatcggatatgtcagtgccaaaagtgaagtttcttcaaacaataatgtcgcttttgacactgacatatccgatccatatcgtatctagacctaATATGTATGAGAATTCTTAGGGCAAATAgagcaatagtacattattgcagaggccgggaaaggGCAATTCGTAGATGAGCTTCGCGTCGTCCGACACAGATAACGAATCCACGAATTGAGGCAtttatagtgcttttctccaaacatgcgaggaaataaggtaaaatagTCATTATTTAAGCAAACTCAAAATTGTCGATGACAATgattataataggtacttacatcttttagaaatgtttttttttgatacGGCCGCGGCCCCGAGAAGAATACTTACCTTCTTACTTTACAGTGTGTTTCCACGTATTTGATCCTCCCGCTCAAAATGAAAGCAAACAATAGGTACATCGAAAAACATTTTTGACTGAAAAGAATctcttataaattaattatgtctcttagagatttattttatttttttcgttaGCCAACTCCCCGCTCTTTTATCTCAACCTCCgtcttttaattaaaaagttgaAGATATTTTAGACGGTGCGTGACTACTTTTGTA
This DNA window, taken from Cydia strobilella chromosome 4, ilCydStro3.1, whole genome shotgun sequence, encodes the following:
- the LOC134740862 gene encoding uncharacterized protein LOC134740862, whose amino-acid sequence is MRDYWYEKNATYHVIIFSLKLCTEDNGGKNDGNERSPAPRALPVRTISEPLRGTQTPGDTCQVYFREDTPAILSKAGSNSNLSVLSIYSAPPRNAPDTSDSSNLSDADLLEDCIQKGIANNLNNSSSIFPANKSHSGADAKSAFRRGNGRTSGDFLRDTVRDIGPTSRPRPEIDLSA